The following are encoded together in the Ralstonia insidiosa genome:
- a CDS encoding molybdopterin-containing oxidoreductase family protein produces MSTQVIRAACPHDCPDTCALLVTVEDGRATRVQGDPDHPTTAGVLCTKVNRYAERTYHPNRLLTPMKRVGAKGEGKFEPITWDEALDTIATRLGDIAARNPEGILPYSYAGTMGLVQGESMAARFFHKLGASLLDRTICASAGATALRYTYGASLGMDIEHVQDAKLILIWGANPIASNLHFWTRAQEAKRRGATLVAIDPYRSLTAEKCHRHLAVRPGTDAALALAMMHVLIRDDLLDHDYIANHTLGFEALRERAQQYTPEYAATLCGVDAADIEWLAKLYGTTVVRDRQPAAIRLNYGMQRAHGGGQGVRAVACLPSLVGAWRDAAGGLQLSTSGFFPIDNAKLQRPDLLPHGLPRTINMSTIGDALLHTGDASFGPKVEAVVVYNSNPVAVAPDSRKVAAGFAREDLFTVVLEHFQTDTADYADILLPATTQLEHVDVHKAYGHTYVLANNAAIAPMGQSLPNTEIFRRIAQRMGFADACFAESDDDIAAQAIRRDDPAAAHIDWATLKREGWQKLAHPAAPLARGGYRTPSGRCEFYSELMAKDGLDPLPGYVPPYESAISTPELAKRYPLSMISPPARNFLNSTFVNVDSLRSTEGEPHLDIHPDDALPRGVADGELVRIFNDRGTMQARARVTDRARRGVVVGLSIWWKKLAPDGTNANELTSQRLTDMGRAPTFYDCLVEVAPVAQAA; encoded by the coding sequence ATGTCCACCCAAGTCATCCGTGCGGCTTGCCCGCACGATTGCCCCGACACCTGTGCCTTGCTCGTCACCGTGGAAGACGGCCGCGCCACCCGCGTGCAGGGCGACCCGGATCACCCGACCACGGCCGGCGTGCTGTGCACCAAGGTCAACCGCTACGCCGAACGCACGTACCACCCGAACCGCCTGCTCACGCCGATGAAGCGCGTGGGTGCCAAAGGTGAGGGCAAGTTCGAACCCATCACGTGGGACGAGGCGCTCGACACCATCGCCACGCGCCTGGGCGACATTGCGGCGCGCAACCCGGAAGGCATCCTCCCGTACAGCTACGCCGGCACCATGGGGTTGGTGCAGGGCGAGAGCATGGCCGCGCGCTTCTTCCACAAGCTGGGCGCGTCGCTGCTTGATCGTACGATCTGCGCGTCGGCCGGTGCGACGGCGCTGCGCTATACGTACGGCGCGAGCCTCGGCATGGACATTGAGCATGTGCAGGACGCCAAGCTGATCCTGATCTGGGGCGCCAACCCGATCGCCTCGAACCTGCATTTCTGGACGCGTGCGCAGGAAGCCAAGCGGCGCGGCGCCACGCTCGTGGCGATTGACCCATACCGCTCGCTGACGGCCGAGAAGTGCCACCGCCATCTGGCTGTGCGCCCGGGCACCGATGCGGCGCTGGCGCTGGCGATGATGCACGTGCTGATCCGCGATGATCTGCTCGATCACGACTACATCGCCAACCACACGCTCGGCTTCGAGGCGCTGCGCGAGCGCGCACAGCAATACACGCCGGAGTATGCGGCCACGCTGTGCGGCGTCGATGCGGCGGATATCGAGTGGCTCGCCAAGCTGTACGGCACGACGGTCGTGCGCGACAGGCAGCCGGCAGCCATCCGCCTGAACTACGGCATGCAGCGCGCGCACGGCGGCGGGCAGGGCGTGCGTGCGGTGGCGTGCCTGCCGTCGCTAGTGGGCGCATGGCGCGATGCGGCGGGTGGTCTGCAACTGTCGACGTCGGGCTTCTTCCCGATCGACAACGCCAAGCTGCAGCGCCCGGACCTGCTGCCCCATGGGCTTCCACGCACGATCAATATGAGCACCATCGGCGATGCGCTGTTGCATACGGGCGATGCATCGTTCGGCCCGAAGGTCGAGGCGGTGGTCGTCTACAACAGCAACCCGGTGGCCGTGGCGCCGGACTCGCGCAAGGTGGCGGCCGGCTTCGCACGCGAAGACCTCTTCACCGTGGTGCTGGAGCACTTCCAGACCGACACCGCTGACTACGCTGACATCCTCCTGCCCGCCACCACGCAGCTCGAACACGTGGATGTGCACAAGGCCTACGGCCACACCTACGTGCTCGCCAACAACGCCGCCATTGCGCCGATGGGCCAGTCGCTGCCGAACACCGAGATCTTCCGCCGCATCGCGCAACGCATGGGCTTTGCTGATGCCTGCTTCGCCGAGTCCGACGACGACATCGCCGCCCAGGCCATCCGCCGTGATGATCCGGCCGCCGCGCACATCGACTGGGCCACGCTCAAGCGCGAGGGCTGGCAGAAGCTGGCGCATCCGGCTGCGCCGCTCGCGCGTGGCGGCTATCGCACGCCGTCCGGCCGCTGCGAGTTCTATTCCGAGCTGATGGCGAAGGACGGCCTCGACCCGTTGCCCGGCTACGTGCCGCCGTACGAATCGGCCATCAGCACGCCGGAGCTGGCCAAGCGCTACCCGCTGTCGATGATCTCGCCGCCGGCGCGCAACTTCCTCAACTCGACCTTCGTCAACGTCGACAGCCTGCGCAGCACCGAAGGCGAGCCGCACCTCGACATCCACCCTGACGATGCACTGCCGCGTGGCGTGGCCGATGGCGAACTGGTCCGCATCTTCAATGACCGCGGCACGATGCAGGCGCGCGCCCGCGTGACCGATCGCGCGCGGCGCGGTGTGGTCGTCGGCCTGTCGATCTGGTGGAAGAAGCTGGCACCCGACGGCACCAACGCCAACGAGCTGACCAGCCAGCGCCTGACCGACATGGGCCGCGCGCCCACCTTCTACGATTGCCTGGTCGAGGTCGCGCCTGTCGCGCAGGCCGCCTGA
- a CDS encoding LacI family DNA-binding transcriptional regulator produces MTVRIKDVAAAAGVSVATVSRALAGGPVSVELRKRVDAAVAASGYRPNLSARRLRSQQAQTVGLIVSDIRNPFFTSVSRAVEDAAYAAGLRVILCNSDEDPEKEAMYLRLMAEERVTGVILSPTRGIAEAQQPVDLGYPMVLIDRAGPACGVDAVVLDNQQAAQGLAEHLASQGYRRIGGLFGRTSSTGAERQAGFAAALARNGLTAEARFILPTAEAAEAETLAWLSASEQSGERPDALVASNAQSLLGVLRALRRLSLEVPRDIAVAGFDNEPWTELAGPGITVIEQPVYDIGRMAMAMLQDRLAQPDLPIRRVLLTGRLVTRGSTPLRGA; encoded by the coding sequence ATGACGGTTCGGATTAAGGACGTGGCGGCGGCGGCGGGTGTGTCGGTGGCGACCGTGTCGCGTGCGCTGGCCGGCGGCCCAGTGAGCGTGGAATTGCGCAAGCGCGTCGATGCGGCCGTGGCGGCGTCAGGGTATCGGCCGAACCTGTCGGCGCGGCGGCTGCGCTCGCAGCAGGCGCAGACGGTCGGGCTGATCGTGTCGGACATCCGCAACCCGTTCTTCACCAGCGTCAGCCGCGCGGTGGAAGACGCCGCCTACGCCGCTGGTCTGCGCGTGATCCTCTGCAATTCCGATGAAGACCCCGAGAAGGAGGCGATGTACCTGCGCCTGATGGCGGAGGAGCGCGTGACCGGGGTGATCCTTTCGCCCACACGGGGGATTGCCGAAGCGCAGCAACCGGTGGACCTGGGCTACCCCATGGTGCTGATCGACCGCGCCGGCCCGGCATGTGGTGTGGATGCTGTGGTGCTCGACAACCAGCAGGCCGCGCAGGGTTTAGCTGAGCACTTGGCATCGCAGGGCTATCGCCGCATCGGCGGGCTGTTCGGGCGCACCAGCAGCACCGGGGCCGAGCGCCAGGCCGGCTTCGCCGCCGCACTGGCGCGCAATGGGCTGACGGCCGAGGCGCGCTTCATCCTGCCCACCGCCGAGGCCGCCGAGGCCGAGACGCTGGCATGGCTATCGGCGAGTGAACAGTCGGGCGAACGCCCCGACGCGCTGGTCGCCAGTAACGCGCAATCGCTGTTGGGCGTGCTGCGGGCGCTGCGCCGCCTGTCGCTGGAAGTGCCGCGCGACATCGCCGTGGCCGGGTTTGACAACGAGCCGTGGACGGAACTGGCTGGCCCCGGTATCACCGTGATCGAGCAACCGGTGTATGACATCGGTCGCATGGCGATGGCGATGTTGCAGGATCGCCTTGCGCAACCTGACTTGCCCATCCGGCGCGTCTTGCTGACAGGGCGCTTGGTGACGCGGGGTTCCACCCCGCTGCGTGGCGCGTAG
- the ptsP gene encoding phosphoenolpyruvate--protein phosphotransferase produces MASALICAERIRLQQHATDKASAIRAAGQLLADSGCIDPSYIDSLLRRETVANTFLGHGVAIPHGMGEDRHLIRQTGIAVLQFPEGLEWHPGQTTHLVFAIAAQSDEHIALLRRLTRLLNDDARLRQLFTTQNAEDIVAALSSDVPPPVASAPGTDLAEQRTLTLEYPSGLHARPAAQWVEAARRFAARIQVRHGDETADAKNLVALLQLGLAAGSTLTLSAEGPDAAAALDGLQQTIRSLTAQERAQAARDTQAARARQTAHGWQADAAAPAIGGIAASPGLAIGPVHVLQHGAATVPDHPVALTTGGDLLDKALADTRAELAALAHDTAARIGEAEAGIFKAQAELLGDTDLMTLTCQAMVEGHGVAWSWHQAVERLAERLAALGNPLLAARAADLRDVGRRVLGHIDPALRGTSQTLPDTPCILVAADLSPSDTAALDTRCILGIVTAQGGPTSHTAILTRTLGIPAVVAAGPAVLDVAPGTQVIVDGTGGRMVLDPDVATVASARAWLQEDAARTQREQAERSLPARTRDGHTVEIAANVNLPAQAAEAITLGAEGVGLMRTEFLFLERDHTPDEDTQYAVYAEMLKALNGRPLIVRTLDIGGDKQVPHLNLPTEENPFLGVRGARLLLRRPDLMEPQLRALYRAARDGADNAGEHGDSSALSIMFPMITSESEVIALRAACERIRTQVNAPHVPLGIMVEVPAAALLADRLAEHVDFFSIGTNDLTQYTLAIDRQHPDLAAEADSLHPAVLRLIQQTVQGAARQKRWVGVCGGLAGDPFGALLLTGLGVHELSMSPRDIPPVKARLREADFTALSALANRALACASAQDVRALEATLPKAAAVGKEQAAA; encoded by the coding sequence ATGGCTTCCGCCCTGATCTGCGCCGAACGCATCCGCTTGCAGCAGCACGCCACCGACAAGGCCAGCGCCATCCGCGCCGCAGGCCAGTTGCTGGCCGATTCCGGCTGTATCGACCCCTCCTATATCGACAGCCTCTTGCGCCGCGAAACCGTGGCCAACACGTTTCTCGGGCACGGCGTCGCCATCCCGCACGGCATGGGCGAAGACCGTCACCTGATCCGCCAGACGGGCATTGCCGTGCTGCAGTTTCCTGAGGGGCTGGAATGGCACCCCGGGCAGACCACGCATCTGGTCTTCGCCATTGCCGCGCAGTCGGATGAGCACATCGCACTGCTGCGCCGGCTGACGCGATTGCTGAACGATGACGCGCGACTGCGCCAGCTCTTCACCACCCAGAACGCTGAAGACATCGTCGCCGCGCTCTCCAGCGACGTACCGCCCCCGGTGGCCAGCGCCCCGGGCACGGACCTCGCCGAGCAGCGCACGCTCACGCTGGAGTACCCCAGCGGCCTGCACGCCCGCCCCGCCGCGCAGTGGGTGGAAGCCGCGCGCCGGTTTGCTGCGCGCATCCAGGTCCGCCATGGCGATGAGACGGCCGATGCCAAGAACCTCGTCGCGCTGCTTCAACTGGGGCTCGCTGCTGGCAGCACGCTGACGCTGTCCGCCGAAGGTCCGGACGCGGCCGCCGCGCTCGACGGCCTGCAGCAGACCATCCGCAGCCTGACCGCGCAGGAACGGGCCCAGGCCGCGCGCGACACGCAAGCCGCCCGCGCACGCCAGACCGCGCACGGCTGGCAAGCCGATGCCGCTGCGCCCGCTATCGGCGGCATTGCGGCGAGCCCGGGGCTGGCGATCGGGCCTGTCCACGTGCTGCAGCATGGCGCGGCCACGGTGCCCGATCACCCCGTCGCCCTCACCACGGGCGGCGACCTGCTGGACAAGGCCCTGGCCGACACACGCGCCGAACTGGCCGCCCTCGCCCACGACACCGCCGCCCGCATCGGCGAGGCCGAAGCCGGCATCTTCAAGGCCCAAGCGGAATTGCTGGGCGATACCGACCTGATGACGCTGACCTGTCAGGCAATGGTCGAAGGCCACGGCGTGGCCTGGTCGTGGCATCAGGCGGTGGAGCGACTGGCCGAACGGCTGGCCGCGTTGGGCAACCCGCTGCTGGCTGCACGTGCGGCAGACCTGCGCGACGTGGGGCGGCGCGTGCTGGGGCATATCGATCCAGCGTTGCGGGGCACGTCGCAAACGCTGCCGGACACGCCGTGCATCCTGGTTGCGGCCGACCTGTCGCCGTCGGACACGGCCGCGCTGGATACGCGCTGCATCCTCGGCATCGTCACTGCGCAAGGCGGGCCGACCTCGCACACTGCCATCCTGACGCGCACGCTGGGCATTCCCGCCGTCGTAGCCGCCGGCCCCGCTGTACTGGATGTGGCGCCTGGCACCCAGGTCATCGTAGATGGCACCGGCGGCCGGATGGTGCTGGACCCGGATGTCGCCACCGTCGCCAGCGCGCGTGCCTGGCTGCAAGAAGACGCCGCGCGCACGCAACGCGAACAGGCTGAACGTAGCCTGCCCGCCCGTACCCGCGACGGCCATACGGTAGAGATCGCCGCCAACGTCAACCTGCCCGCGCAGGCCGCCGAGGCCATCACGCTGGGCGCGGAAGGCGTGGGCCTGATGCGCACGGAATTCCTCTTCCTCGAACGCGATCACACGCCCGACGAAGACACGCAATACGCCGTCTACGCCGAGATGCTCAAGGCCCTGAACGGCCGGCCGCTGATCGTGCGCACGCTCGACATCGGTGGCGACAAGCAGGTGCCGCATCTGAACCTGCCCACGGAGGAAAACCCCTTCCTCGGCGTGCGCGGCGCGCGCCTGTTGCTGCGCCGACCCGACCTGATGGAGCCGCAATTGCGCGCGCTATATCGCGCCGCGCGCGATGGCGCGGATAACGCCGGCGAGCATGGCGACAGCAGCGCCCTGTCGATCATGTTCCCGATGATCACCTCGGAGAGCGAGGTCATCGCCCTGCGCGCCGCATGCGAACGCATCCGCACGCAGGTGAACGCGCCCCACGTGCCGCTCGGCATCATGGTGGAGGTGCCCGCCGCCGCGCTCCTGGCCGACCGGCTGGCCGAGCATGTCGACTTCTTCTCCATCGGCACCAACGACCTCACGCAATACACGCTGGCGATCGACCGCCAGCACCCGGACCTCGCCGCCGAGGCCGATAGCCTGCACCCCGCCGTGCTGCGCCTGATCCAACAGACCGTGCAAGGTGCGGCGCGCCAGAAGCGCTGGGTGGGCGTGTGCGGCGGCCTGGCGGGCGATCCGTTCGGCGCGCTGCTGCTGACGGGCCTGGGCGTACACGAGCTGTCGATGAGCCCGCGCGACATTCCGCCCGTCAAGGCGCGGCTGCGCGAGGCGGATTTCACTGCGCTCAGCGCGCTGGCCAACCGCGCCCTCGCCTGTGCGTCCGCCCAAGACGTGCGCGCACTGGAAGCGACCCTGCCCAAGGCCGCCGCCGTTGGTAAGGAGCAGGCCGCAGCATGA
- the pfkB gene encoding 1-phosphofructokinase: MSTKTSTSASARIVTVTLNPAIDMTVGLDHLERGRVNLGRSVTHQAGGKGVNVAGCLADWHVPVVATGLLGDTNAALFEALFARKGVLDGFCRVPGSNRTNIKISDASDGQTTDINLPGIDATPADVEALCKRIDAVADVAGVALCGSLPGGLPADTYAQLLARLNQRGVRTLLDTSGAPLTQALAAPRDALPTAVKPNRHELELWAGTALPTLTDVVDAARGIHARGVAQVIVSLGEDGALFVTAEGTWQASLPPVRAASTVGAGDAMVAGVLAGWHAGASTEDTVRLSVAFAACKLQRLGPHLPAPALVRERAAAVRMQRVA, encoded by the coding sequence ATGAGTACGAAGACAAGTACAAGCGCAAGCGCACGCATCGTCACCGTGACCCTCAACCCGGCCATCGACATGACGGTCGGGCTGGACCACCTCGAACGCGGCCGCGTCAACCTCGGCCGCAGCGTCACACACCAGGCCGGCGGCAAGGGCGTCAACGTGGCCGGCTGCCTGGCCGACTGGCACGTGCCCGTGGTGGCAACCGGCCTGCTGGGCGACACCAATGCGGCGTTGTTCGAAGCGCTGTTCGCGCGCAAGGGTGTGCTCGACGGCTTCTGCCGCGTACCGGGCAGCAACCGCACCAACATCAAGATCAGCGATGCCTCCGACGGGCAGACCACCGACATCAACCTGCCCGGCATCGACGCCACGCCGGCGGATGTGGAAGCGCTGTGCAAACGCATCGACGCGGTTGCTGACGTGGCAGGCGTTGCGCTGTGCGGCAGCCTGCCGGGCGGGCTGCCCGCCGATACCTATGCACAGCTGCTTGCGCGGTTGAACCAACGTGGCGTGCGCACCCTGCTCGACACCAGCGGTGCGCCGCTCACGCAGGCGCTGGCGGCACCACGCGATGCCCTGCCGACGGCCGTCAAGCCGAACCGGCACGAGCTGGAACTGTGGGCCGGCACCGCGCTGCCCACGCTGACAGACGTCGTAGACGCCGCACGCGGTATCCACGCGCGCGGGGTGGCACAGGTCATCGTCTCGCTGGGTGAAGACGGCGCGCTGTTCGTCACCGCAGAGGGCACGTGGCAGGCCAGCCTGCCGCCCGTGCGCGCCGCCAGCACCGTCGGCGCGGGTGATGCCATGGTGGCCGGCGTGCTGGCCGGCTGGCATGCCGGCGCGAGCACCGAAGACACCGTGCGCCTGTCGGTGGCCTTTGCCGCCTGCAAGCTGCAACGCCTGGGCCCGCACCTGCCGGCACCCGCGCTGGTGCGTGAACGCGCCGCCGCCGTCCGCATGCAACGCGTGGCCTGA
- a CDS encoding PTS fructose transporter subunit IIC: protein MANLLAILGADGRTTRAMLAGAALRHAARESGCKLDVDVRSPDTLPTIDTKALSTADAVVWAGVSPDNAARQANPRTIEVTIDEVLDNARAVLDRMVHGAPAPVTHVTPKRIVAITSCPTGIAHTFMAAEALTQAAAALGHAIHVETQGSVGAQNTLSAKAIADADLVLIAADTQVDVSRFAGKHVFRASTKAAIHDGQTLIRRALDEATVEAAAIQSASAAAPAEQQRTGPYKHLMTGVSFMLPFVVAGGILIALSFALGGIYVTEASASGTLGGALFQIGAKSAFALMVPALAGYIAYSIASRPGIAPGMVGGMLAASLGAGFLGGIVAGFVAGYGTDAINRWLKLPRNLEGLKPVLILPVLGCLLTGLVMLYVVGAPVAALLGALTHWLRGMQGANAVPLGALLGGMMAFDMGGPINKAAYAFSTGLIGAQVYTPMAATMAAGMTPPLGIALAAWLFPSRFTSDERQAARATAVLGLAFISEGAIPYAARDPLRVIPALVVGSACAGALSMLFGVELRVPHGGAFVLPIPNAVTHLGGYVIALVAGTVITTVLLAVMKRRVAEAS, encoded by the coding sequence ATGGCAAACCTGTTGGCAATTCTCGGCGCGGACGGCCGCACGACCCGCGCCATGCTCGCCGGTGCCGCGCTGCGCCACGCCGCGCGCGAGTCCGGCTGCAAGCTCGACGTGGATGTGCGCAGCCCGGACACCCTGCCGACGATCGATACCAAAGCGCTCTCGACCGCCGATGCCGTCGTGTGGGCGGGCGTCTCCCCAGACAACGCCGCGCGCCAGGCCAACCCGCGCACGATCGAGGTCACGATCGACGAGGTGCTCGACAATGCGCGCGCCGTGCTCGACCGCATGGTCCACGGCGCCCCGGCCCCCGTCACCCACGTCACGCCGAAGCGCATCGTCGCCATCACCTCATGCCCGACCGGGATCGCGCATACCTTCATGGCGGCTGAAGCGTTGACGCAAGCCGCTGCCGCGCTCGGCCACGCCATCCACGTGGAAACGCAAGGCTCGGTGGGGGCACAGAACACGCTGTCCGCCAAAGCCATTGCGGATGCCGATCTCGTATTGATTGCCGCGGACACGCAGGTGGACGTGTCGCGCTTTGCCGGCAAGCACGTCTTCCGCGCCAGCACCAAGGCGGCCATCCACGATGGGCAAACGCTGATCCGCCGCGCGCTGGACGAGGCCACGGTGGAAGCGGCTGCCATCCAGTCGGCCAGTGCGGCTGCCCCCGCCGAACAACAGCGCACCGGCCCTTACAAACACCTGATGACCGGCGTGTCGTTCATGCTGCCCTTCGTGGTGGCGGGCGGCATTTTGATTGCGCTGTCCTTTGCGCTCGGCGGCATCTATGTGACGGAGGCATCGGCGAGCGGCACGCTGGGCGGCGCGCTGTTCCAGATCGGCGCCAAGTCGGCCTTTGCGTTGATGGTGCCGGCGCTGGCCGGGTACATCGCGTACTCGATCGCCAGCCGGCCCGGCATTGCACCGGGCATGGTCGGCGGCATGCTGGCGGCCAGTCTGGGGGCAGGTTTTCTTGGCGGCATCGTGGCGGGCTTCGTGGCCGGCTACGGCACGGATGCGATCAACCGCTGGCTGAAGCTGCCGCGCAATCTGGAAGGTCTCAAGCCCGTGCTGATCCTGCCGGTGCTGGGCTGTCTGCTCACCGGGCTGGTGATGCTGTACGTGGTGGGCGCGCCGGTTGCGGCATTGCTGGGCGCGCTCACCCACTGGCTGCGCGGCATGCAGGGCGCAAACGCCGTCCCGCTGGGGGCGCTGCTGGGCGGCATGATGGCCTTCGACATGGGTGGCCCCATCAACAAGGCGGCCTATGCCTTCAGCACGGGCCTGATCGGCGCCCAGGTCTACACGCCGATGGCCGCCACCATGGCCGCCGGCATGACGCCGCCGTTGGGCATTGCGCTGGCGGCATGGCTGTTCCCCTCGCGCTTTACCAGCGACGAGCGCCAGGCTGCCCGCGCCACGGCTGTGCTGGGCCTCGCCTTCATCAGCGAGGGCGCCATCCCGTATGCGGCGCGTGACCCGCTGCGGGTGATTCCCGCCCTTGTGGTCGGCTCGGCGTGCGCGGGTGCGCTGTCGATGCTCTTCGGAGTGGAGTTGCGTGTACCGCACGGCGGCGCCTTCGTGCTGCCGATTCCAAATGCCGTCACGCACCTGGGCGGCTACGTGATCGCGCTGGTGGCCGGCACCGTCATCACCACGGTGCTGCTGGCGGTGATGAAGCGCCGCGTTGCCGAGGCAAGCTGA
- a CDS encoding ABC transporter substrate-binding protein has translation MQARSITRRLAAFVVSAIGITTMAAASTAQAETGVTNDTIIVGQSAPMSGPAAALGQQMNLGAKLYFNAVNAAGGVNGRKIELKVLDDFYEPDATARNTKTLIDNTKVFALFGYVGTPTSLAALKLATPAGVPFFAPYSGAMALREPFARNVFHVRASYNDETAAIVQQIRTTGLKRIAVIYNDDAYGKSGLDGVQRALGTAAGQGVTLVAQASVPRNTADVKNAISTVLAQKPEAVVVISAYQTVAALVKGAQEQGYGGQFYNVSFVGTRALADTLGKAGGGVIISQVMPYPKTASSPLVREYQKLLKTEGISDFDYGSMEGYVAARVFVEGLKRAGRDLTREKFIGALESMGNYDVGGFNVNFSPSNHVGSKFVEMTIINSSGQVIR, from the coding sequence ATGCAGGCACGCAGCATCACGCGTCGGCTGGCGGCGTTCGTCGTCAGCGCCATCGGCATCACAACAATGGCAGCCGCAAGTACGGCACAGGCAGAAACCGGCGTCACCAACGACACCATCATCGTCGGCCAATCCGCGCCGATGAGCGGCCCGGCCGCCGCGCTCGGCCAGCAGATGAACCTGGGCGCCAAGCTGTACTTCAACGCGGTCAATGCCGCGGGCGGCGTCAACGGCCGCAAGATCGAACTGAAGGTGCTCGACGATTTCTACGAGCCCGATGCCACCGCGCGCAATACCAAGACGCTGATCGACAACACCAAGGTCTTCGCGCTGTTCGGCTACGTCGGCACGCCGACCAGCCTGGCTGCACTCAAGCTGGCCACGCCCGCAGGCGTGCCGTTCTTCGCGCCCTACTCCGGTGCGATGGCGCTGCGTGAGCCGTTTGCGCGCAACGTCTTCCACGTGCGCGCCAGCTACAACGACGAGACCGCCGCCATCGTGCAGCAGATCCGCACGACCGGCCTCAAGCGCATCGCCGTGATCTACAACGACGACGCCTACGGCAAGTCCGGCCTGGACGGCGTGCAGCGTGCGCTGGGCACCGCGGCCGGTCAGGGCGTAACGCTCGTGGCGCAAGCCAGCGTGCCGCGCAACACCGCCGACGTGAAGAACGCCATCAGCACCGTGCTGGCGCAGAAACCGGAAGCGGTCGTCGTCATCAGCGCGTACCAGACGGTCGCCGCACTGGTGAAGGGCGCGCAGGAACAAGGCTATGGGGGCCAGTTCTATAACGTGTCGTTTGTGGGCACCAGGGCGCTGGCCGATACGCTGGGCAAGGCTGGCGGCGGCGTGATCATCTCGCAGGTGATGCCGTATCCGAAGACGGCGTCGTCGCCGCTGGTGCGCGAGTACCAGAAGCTGCTCAAGACCGAGGGCATCTCCGACTTTGACTACGGCAGCATGGAAGGCTACGTGGCCGCCCGCGTGTTTGTGGAAGGCCTCAAGCGCGCAGGGCGTGACCTCACGCGCGAGAAGTTCATCGGGGCGCTGGAGTCGATGGGCAATTACGACGTGGGCGGCTTCAACGTCAATTTCTCGCCGAGTAACCATGTCGGCTCGAAGTTCGTCGAGATGACGATCATCAATTCGAGTGGGCAGGTGATCCGCTGA
- the argE gene encoding acetylornithine deacetylase gives MPADATSAALQPSADVLQLIRTLVAFDTVSRNSNLGLIEWVRDRLRAQGADCRLTYDATGGKANLFATLSPGRKPGLVLSGHTDVVPVDGQPWDTNPFDAQLRDGRLYGRGTADMKSFIAVALAHVPDFMAAEGDASFHLSLSYDEEIGCVGVRGLLRDLEANGIRPAGCIVGEPTSMRAIIAHKGKREYRCCVRGKEAHSALTPQGVNAIEFAALLIAHIRTLAARLEAEEARDGAFVVPHTTLNTGTIKGGIATNVVPRDCEFTFDFRYLPGTDPDWLFGEVERYAHDTLLPQMRRIASDADISFAIKANTPGLSIAPSHELVALAQALADNRGKAGKVDYGTEAGLFSRAGIPTVVCGPGNIEQAHKPNEYIELTQIAQCEAFMRRLAQRQPQLLPA, from the coding sequence ATGCCCGCCGACGCCACTTCTGCTGCGCTGCAACCCTCCGCCGATGTCCTGCAACTGATCCGCACGCTGGTGGCGTTCGACACCGTCAGCCGCAATTCCAACCTGGGCTTGATCGAGTGGGTGCGCGATCGCCTGCGCGCGCAGGGTGCCGATTGCCGCCTGACCTACGACGCGACCGGTGGTAAAGCCAATCTGTTTGCCACGCTATCGCCGGGGCGCAAGCCGGGGTTGGTGCTGTCAGGGCACACCGATGTGGTGCCCGTGGATGGTCAGCCGTGGGACACCAACCCGTTCGATGCGCAGCTCCGCGATGGCCGCCTCTATGGGCGCGGCACTGCCGACATGAAGAGCTTCATTGCCGTTGCACTCGCGCATGTGCCGGACTTTATGGCGGCGGAGGGTGATGCCAGCTTCCATCTCTCGCTCTCGTACGATGAAGAGATTGGCTGCGTGGGCGTGCGCGGCCTGCTGCGCGATCTGGAAGCCAACGGCATCCGGCCCGCCGGCTGCATCGTCGGCGAGCCCACCTCGATGCGCGCCATCATCGCGCACAAGGGCAAGCGCGAATACCGCTGCTGCGTGCGCGGCAAGGAGGCGCATTCCGCGCTCACCCCGCAGGGCGTGAATGCGATTGAGTTTGCGGCGCTGCTGATCGCACACATCCGCACATTGGCCGCACGGCTTGAAGCGGAGGAGGCGCGCGACGGTGCCTTTGTCGTGCCGCATACCACGCTCAATACCGGCACGATCAAAGGCGGCATCGCCACTAACGTGGTGCCGCGCGATTGCGAGTTCACCTTCGATTTCCGCTACCTGCCGGGTACCGATCCGGATTGGCTGTTTGGCGAGGTCGAGCGCTATGCGCACGACACGCTGCTGCCGCAGATGCGCCGCATCGCCAGCGACGCCGACATCAGCTTCGCCATCAAAGCCAACACACCGGGCTTATCCATCGCACCCTCGCACGAACTGGTTGCGCTGGCGCAAGCGTTGGCTGACAACCGCGGTAAGGCGGGCAAAGTCGACTATGGCACTGAAGCGGGCCTGTTCTCACGCGCGGGCATTCCAACGGTGGTGTGCGGCCCCGGCAATATCGAACAGGCGCACAAGCCCAACGAATACATCGAACTGACGCAGATCGCGCAGTGCGAGGCGTTCATGCGGCGGCTGGCACAGCGGCAACCGCAGTTGCTGCCCGCCTGA